One Vitis vinifera cultivar Pinot Noir 40024 chromosome 8, ASM3070453v1 genomic window carries:
- the LOC100233035 gene encoding monodehydroascorbate reductase (NADH) isoform X1, translating into MAEKHFKYVILGGGVSAGYAAREFAKQGVKPGELAIISKEAVAPYERPALSKAYLFPEGAARLPGFHVCVGSGGERLLPEWYKEKGIELILSTEIVKADLASKTLISAAGETFKYHILIIATGSTVIRLTDFRVEGADAKNILYLREINDADKLIDVIKAKKNGKAVIVGGGYIGLELSAVMKINNLDVCMVYPEPWCMPRLFTAGIAAFYEGYYANKGIKIIKGTVAVGFTSDANGEVKEVKLKDGRVLEADIVVVGVGGRPLTTLFKGQVEEEKGGIKTDEFFKTSVPDVYAVGDVATFPLKLYNEIRRVEHVDHARKSAEQAVKAIKASEEGKSVEEYDYLPYFYSRAFDLSWQFYGDNVGETVLFGDNNPASPKAKFGTYWIKDGKVVGAFLEGGTPEENTAIAKVARLQPAVENLDQLTKEGLTFACKI; encoded by the exons ATGGCGGAGAAGCATTTTAAATACGTGATCCTCGGCGGTGGCGTTTCTGCT GGATATGCAGCTAGGGAGTTTGCCAAGCAAGGGGTTAAGCCAGGGGAACTGGCAATTATTTCCAAAGAGGCG GTTGCTCCTTATGAACGTCCTGCGCTTAGCAAAGCCTACCTATTTCCTGAGG GAGCTGCAAGACTTCCTGGATTTCATGTTTGTGTTGGAAGCGGAGGAGAGAGACTTCTTCCTGAGTGGTATAAAGAGAAAG GTATAGAATTGATCCTTAGTACAGAAATAGTGAAAGCAGATCTTGCATCCAAAACTCTGATAAGTGCAGCTGGAGAAACCTTTAAGTATCACATCTTGATTATTGCAACTGGTTCAACG GTCATAAGGTTAACTGACTTTCGTGTAGAAGGAGCTGATGCAAAAAATATCTTATACTTGAGAGAAATCAATGATGCTGACAAGCTTATAGATGTAATAAAGGCCAAAAAGAATGGAAAGGCTGTGATTGTTGGAGGGGGGTACATTGGTCTCGAGCTTAGTGCAGTGATGAAAATCAACAACTTAGATGTTTGCATGGTTTATCCAGAACCATGGTGCA TGCCTCGGCTTTTCACTGCTGGTATAGCTGCTTTTTATGAGGGTTATTATGCTAATAAAGGAATCAAAATTATCAAGGGAACAGTAGCAGTTGGGTTTACCTCTGATGCAAATGGAGAG GTAAAGGAAGTGAAACTTAAGGATGGTAGGGTGCTGGAAGCTGACATTGTTGTTGTTGGTGTTGGTGGAAGACCCCTTACAACATTATTCAAAGGACAGGTGGAAGAGGAGAAAGGTGGAATTAAG ACTGATGAATTCTTCAAAACAAGTGTTCCTGATGTATATGCTGTGGGAGATGTTGCTACTTTCCCACTGAAATTGTACAATGAAATTAGAAGAGTTGAACATGTCGACCATGCCCGGAAATCAGCTGAGCAAGCTGTCAAG GCAATCAAGGCAAGTGAGGAAGGGAAATCAGTTGAGGAGTATGACTACCTTCCATACTTCTACTCTCGTGCCTTTGATCTGTCCTGGCAGTTCTATGGTGACAATGTGGGTGAAACAGTGCTATTTGGAGACAATAATCCAGCATCACCAAAGGCCAAGTTTGGAACCTATTGGATCAAAGATGGGAAAGTGGTGGGAGCATTTCTGGAGGGTGGGACTCCTGAAGAGAACACGGCTATTGCCAAAGTTGCAAGGCTCCAACCTGCAGTTGAGAATCTGGATCAACTGACTAAGGAAGGTCTCACCTTTGCCTGTAAGATTTGA
- the LOC100233035 gene encoding monodehydroascorbate reductase (NADH) (The RefSeq protein has 3 substitutions compared to this genomic sequence), producing MAEKHFKYVILGGGVSAGYAAREFAKQGVKPGELAIISKEAVAPYERPALSKAYLFPEGAARLPGFHVCVGSGGERLLPEWYKEKGIELILGTEIVKADLASKTLISAAGETFKYHILIIATGSTVIRLTDFRVEGADAKNILYLREIDDADKLIDVIKAKKNGKAVIVGGGYIGLELSAVMKINNLDVCMVYPEPWCMPRLFTAGIAAFYEGYYANKGIKIIKGTVAVGFTSDANGEVKEVKLKDGRVLEADIVVVGVGGRPLTTLFKGQVEEEKGGIKTDEFFKTSVPDVYAVGDVATFPLKLYNEIRRVEHVDHARKSAEQAVKAIKASEEGKSVEEYDYLPYFYSRAFDLSWQFYGDNVGETVLFGDNNPASPKAKFGTYWIKDGKVVGAFLEGGTPEENTAIAKVARLQPAVENLDQLTNEGLTFACKI from the exons ATGGCGGAGAAGCATTTTAAATACGTGATCCTCGGCGGTGGCGTTTCTGCT GGATATGCAGCTAGGGAGTTTGCCAAGCAAGGGGTTAAGCCAGGGGAACTGGCAATTATTTCCAAAGAGGCG GTTGCTCCTTATGAACGTCCTGCGCTTAGCAAAGCCTACCTATTTCCTGAGG GAGCTGCAAGACTTCCTGGATTTCATGTTTGTGTTGGAAGCGGAGGAGAGAGACTTCTTCCTGAGTGGTATAAAGAGAAAG GTATAGAATTGATCCTTAGTACAGAAATAGTGAAAGCAGATCTTGCATCCAAAACTCTGATAAGTGCAGCTGGAGAAACCTTTAAGTATCACATCTTGATTATTGCAACTGGTTCAACG GTCATAAGGTTAACTGACTTTCGTGTAGAAGGAGCTGATGCAAAAAATATCTTATACTTGAGAGAAATCAATGATGCTGACAAGCTTATAGATGTAATAAAGGCCAAAAAGAATGGAAAGGCTGTGATTGTTGGAGGGGGGTACATTGGTCTCGAGCTTAGTGCAGTGATGAAAATCAACAACTTAGATGTTTGCATGGTTTATCCAGAACCATGGTGCA TGCCTCGGCTTTTCACTGCTGGTATAGCTGCTTTTTATGAGGGTTATTATGCTAATAAAGGAATCAAAATTATCAAGGGAACAGTAGCAGTTGGGTTTACCTCTGATGCAAATGGAGAG GTAAAGGAAGTGAAACTTAAGGATGGTAGGGTGCTGGAAGCTGACATTGTTGTTGTTGGTGTTGGTGGAAGACCCCTTACAACATTATTCAAAGGACAGGTGGAAGAGGAGAAAGGTGGAATTAAG ACTGATGAATTCTTCAAAACAAGTGTTCCTGATGTATATGCTGTGGGAGATGTTGCTACTTTCCCACTGAAATTGTACAATGAAATTAGAAGAGTTGAACATGTCGACCATGCCCGGAAATCAGCTGAGCAAGCTGTCAAG GCAATCAAGGCAAGTGAGGAAGGGAAATCAGTTGAGGAGTATGACTACCTTCCATACTTCTACTCTCGTGCCTTTGATCTGTCCTGGCAGTTCTATGGTGACAATGTGGGTGAAACAGTGCTATTTGGAGACAATAATCCAGCATCACCAAAGGCCAAGTTTGGAACCTATTGGATCAAAGATGGGAAAGTGGTGGGAGCATTTCTGGAGGGTGGGACTCCTGAAGAGAACACGGCTATTGCCAAAGTTGCAAGGCTCCAACCTGCAGTTGAGAATCTGGATCAACTGACTAAGGAAGGTCTCACCTTTGCCTGTAAGATTTGA
- the LOC100254522 gene encoding large ribosomal subunit protein P2, which translates to MKVIAAYLLAVLGGNTCPSANDLKDILGSVGAEADDDRIELLLSEVKGKDITELIASGREKLASVPSGGGVAVAATAVGGASGGGAPAAPEPKKEEKVEEKEESDDDMGFSLFD; encoded by the exons ATGAAGGTGATAGCTGCGTATTTGTTAGCTGTGTTAGGAGGGAACACCTGTCCTTCTGCCAATGATTTGAAGGACATTCTTGGCTCCG TTGGAGCTGAAGCTGATGACGATAGAATTGAGCTTCTTCTCTCAGAAGTTAAGGGCAAAGATATAACAGAGCTTATTGCATCTGGGCGAGAGAAGTTGGCCTCAGTTCCTTCTGGTGGTGGTGTTGCAGTGGCTGCAACTGCTGTTGGTGGTGCTAGTGGTGGCGGTGCTCCAGCTGCACCTGAgccaaagaaagaagaaaaggttgaagagaaagaagaatcagACGAT GATATGGGCTTCAGTCTCTTCGACTAA
- the LOC100240971 gene encoding IQ domain-containing protein IQM3: MEFETQTLSNFDLQSKPPFSYSLNMGDDSLEPYAAHECDTFEVSDSPSSDAPNTAYSKSLDINSKDDQLHATDDQDCPSFEQVLVSNLDADLPAAEESSGVKAPGSLISVEKAAVMLQKVYRSYRTRRRLADSAIVAEELWWQAIDHARLNHSTISFFHFSKTETMESRWGRISLNASKVGKGLCEEAKAQKLAFQHWIEAIDPRHRYGHNLHMYHEQWYKADAGQPFFYWLDIGDGKEVDLKECPRSKLQRECIKYLGPKGREHYEYILEEGKIVHKQTGDLLDTSNGLQGAKWIFVMSTSKKLYAGEKKKGAFHHSSFLAGGATLSAGKLMAGHGILKFISAYSGHYRPTDGCLENFLSFLRENGVNLDEVQVRTANEDYEHYDTSKSNGSNGSESTEETKTETKGNYQRTLSGGLRNGTAEVAKKAILQRIDSKKAVSSYQLGRQLSLNWTTGAGPRIGCIADYPVELREQALEFVNFPPSEPPTPTVS; encoded by the exons ATGGAGTTTGAGACCCAAACTCTCTCAAACTTCGATCTCCaatcaaagccaccattttcttACTCGTTGAACATGGGTGACGACTCCTTGGAGCCTTATGCTGCTCATGAATGCGACACGTTTGAAGTCTCTGATTCTCCCTCCTCGGACGCTCCCAACACCGCCTATTCCAAGTCTCTTGATATCAATTCCAAAGATGACCAGTTGCATGCAACCGACGATCAAGACTGCCCTAGCTTCGAACAGGTTCTAGTTTCGAATCTAGACGCCGATTTGCCGGCGGCCGAAGAGTCGTCGGGTGTGAAAGCTCCAGGAAGCTTGATATCGGTGGAGAAAGCTGCAGTGATGTTGCAGAAAGTGTATAGGAGTTACCGCACGCGGCGAAGGTTGGCGGACTCTGCAATCGTCGCCGAAGAGCTCTG GTGGCAAGCTATCGATCATGCTCGACTGAACCACAGCAcgatttctttcttccatttctcaAAAACGGAGACGATGGAGTCGCGCTGGGGTCGTATCAGCCTGAATGCTTCGAAA GTTGGCAAGGGTTTATGCGAAGAGGCCAAAGCTCAGAAGTTGGCTTTTCAGCACTGGATCGAAGCT ATCGATCCACGACACCGATATGGGCACAACTTGCATATGTATCATGAACAATGGTACAAAGCAGATGCCGGTCAGCCTTTCTTCTATTG GTTGGATATTGGAGATGGCAAAGAGGTTGATCTCAAAGAATGCCCAAGATCTAAGCTTCAAAGAGAATGCATTAAGTATCTTGGACCT AAAGGAAGAGAACATTATGAATACATACTTGAGGAGGGGAAAATTGTCCACAAACAAACTGGAGATCTCCTAGATACAAGCAATGGATTGCAAGGGGCCAAGTGGATATTTGTGATGAGCACTTCTAAGAAACTGTATGCTGGTGAG AAAAAGAAAGGAGCCTTTCATCATTCGAGCTTCCTTGCCGGGGGAGCTACTTTATCTGCTGGAAAGCTTATGGCAGGGCATGGTATACTTAAG TTCATCTCAGCCTATAGTGGACATTACCGCCCAACTGATGGCTgccttgaaaattttttatccttCCTACGGGAAAATGGAGTAAATCTCGATGAAGTTCAG GTTCGGACTGCAAATGAAGATTATGAGCATTATGATACCAGCAAATCAAATGGAAGTAACGGGTCAGAATCAACTGAAGAGACTAAAACTGAAACCAAAGGAAATTACCAAAGAACTTTATCTGGTGGTCTTCGGAATGGAACTGCTGAGGTTGCTAAGAAAGCTATACTGCAAAGAATCGACTCAAAGAAGGCAGTGAGTTCATACCAGCTAGGGCGTCAACTGTCTCTAAATTGGACAACAGGGGCTGGGCCGAGAATTGGGTGTATCGCAGACTACCCTGTAGAATTGAGGGAACAGGCTTTGGAGTTTGTGAACTTCCCTCCAAGTGAGCCCCCAACACCAACAGTCTCATAG